Proteins co-encoded in one candidate division TA06 bacterium genomic window:
- a CDS encoding M3 family oligoendopeptidase gives MSKQEMLWNLNNIVGRGKFDEFFNAAEKNIAKLGDYLKALSPGMPEESFRRMTAFTEKLKEDINRLSSYGSLWVSADINSQDARLYKSRAQDLMVSHTQALIPITQWLMGKPVEGLGRLDDANAQRLFKAVPDLEYVLSYQRLGAVHTLEQEVEKVMARKKVTGADPLTELYSLVSDGFEYRFKPKGKKEKVFKTQSRIRAYFYSSNPAERQAAYQALFKPYQDNISKFYVIYQALAKDWDQDARDRQFNSAVAMRNFYNQVPDQAIETLLRVSSDNVGIYQEYFKVKARLLGVKQLQRYDIYAPLERQKAKIPFDRAKTLVLETFKEFSPALAQNARQIFEAGHIDSHPRPGKESGAFCAMVAPKITPYILLNYSGDNSSVMTMAHELGHGAHDLYASAHSVSSAETTLPLAETASTTAEMLVFERLLSQAKSDKEKRAMLLEKIGDSYATVMRQAYFVKFEIAAHRLLLQGARESQLSGLYLKMLKEQFGSSVDVADEFRCEWAYIPHIFKTPFYCYAYNFGELLSMALFARYKHEGRSFVSKIEKILAYGGSQSPELILKQAGIDMSSASFWQGSYDVVRGWLEELKRLSK, from the coding sequence ATGTCCAAACAGGAAATGCTGTGGAACTTGAATAACATCGTAGGCCGGGGAAAATTTGATGAGTTTTTTAATGCCGCCGAAAAAAACATTGCGAAGCTGGGTGACTACCTTAAAGCTCTGTCTCCGGGCATGCCTGAAGAAAGCTTCCGCCGGATGACGGCCTTTACCGAAAAACTCAAGGAGGACATCAACCGCCTGAGCTCCTACGGCTCCCTTTGGGTGTCGGCGGACATCAATTCCCAGGATGCCCGGCTTTACAAGTCCCGGGCCCAGGACCTGATGGTCAGCCACACCCAGGCCCTGATCCCCATCACCCAGTGGCTGATGGGCAAGCCGGTGGAAGGCCTGGGCCGGCTGGATGACGCCAACGCCCAAAGGCTTTTTAAGGCAGTGCCCGATCTGGAATACGTCCTGTCCTATCAGCGCCTGGGGGCGGTCCACACCCTGGAACAGGAGGTGGAAAAAGTAATGGCCCGCAAGAAGGTCACCGGGGCCGATCCCCTGACTGAGCTTTACAGCCTGGTCAGCGACGGCTTTGAATACCGCTTCAAGCCCAAGGGGAAAAAAGAAAAAGTATTCAAGACCCAGAGCCGGATCCGGGCTTACTTTTACAGTTCCAACCCGGCCGAACGCCAAGCCGCCTACCAGGCTCTTTTCAAACCCTATCAGGACAACATCTCCAAATTCTACGTCATCTATCAGGCTCTGGCCAAGGACTGGGACCAGGATGCCAGGGACCGCCAATTCAATTCGGCGGTGGCCATGCGCAATTTTTACAACCAGGTTCCGGACCAGGCCATCGAAACCCTGTTGCGGGTAAGCTCTGATAATGTCGGAATCTATCAGGAATATTTTAAGGTAAAGGCCCGCCTGCTGGGGGTAAAACAGTTGCAACGCTATGACATCTACGCTCCGCTGGAAAGACAAAAGGCCAAAATCCCATTTGACCGGGCCAAAACCCTGGTGTTGGAGACCTTCAAGGAGTTTTCCCCGGCCCTGGCCCAAAACGCCCGGCAGATCTTTGAAGCCGGTCATATTGACAGCCACCCCCGGCCGGGAAAGGAATCGGGGGCCTTTTGCGCCATGGTCGCCCCCAAAATAACCCCTTACATCCTGCTGAACTATTCCGGCGACAATTCCTCGGTGATGACCATGGCCCACGAGCTTGGCCACGGGGCCCACGACCTGTATGCCTCGGCCCATTCCGTCTCGTCCGCCGAAACCACCCTGCCCCTGGCCGAGACCGCCTCCACCACCGCCGAGATGCTGGTCTTTGAAAGACTGCTGTCCCAGGCCAAATCGGACAAGGAAAAGCGGGCCATGCTGCTGGAAAAGATCGGGGATTCCTACGCCACCGTGATGCGCCAGGCCTATTTCGTCAAGTTTGAGATCGCCGCCCACCGGCTTCTGCTCCAGGGCGCCAGGGAAAGCCAGCTCTCCGGCCTTTACCTGAAGATGCTCAAGGAACAGTTCGGCTCCTCGGTGGACGTAGCAGATGAATTCCGCTGCGAGTGGGCCTACATCCCCCACATATTCAAAACCCCATTCTATTGCTATGCCTACAATTTCGGAGAACTCCTGTCAATGGCCTTGTTCGCCCGTTACAAGCATGAAGGACGCTCCTTCGTGTCCAAGATAGAAAAGATTTTGGCCTACGGCGGATCGCAAAGCCCAGAGCTGATACTGAAACAGGCGGGGATAGACATGTCCTCGGCCTCGTTCTGGCAGGGAAGCTATGATGTGGTCCGGGGCTGGCTGGAGGAATTGAAAAGATTGAGCAAATAG